From the genome of Rosettibacter firmus, one region includes:
- the budA gene encoding acetolactate decarboxylase, with product MKRNALVLILFIISFLPFYSQSHKENNILFQVSLFDSLYYGNYNGFYNLNELLQYGNFGLGTFDKLDGEMTILNGSVYQFKSDGMIYKPELSLTTPFACIVNFIPDYFYKKNNLDKKSFIEYIDGVIINKNYFYAIKLSGRFSFIITRTIQVQEEPYKILNEVLKEQLTFEKNNITGTLVGFYFPEYADKINITGYHFHFISDDFNFGGHMLDFELEDGEIEIQKINQLNLLLR from the coding sequence ATGAAAAGAAATGCTCTTGTTTTAATTTTATTTATAATTTCATTTTTACCTTTCTATAGCCAATCCCACAAAGAAAACAACATTTTATTTCAGGTGTCATTATTTGATTCCTTATATTATGGAAATTATAATGGCTTTTATAATTTAAATGAATTATTGCAATATGGTAATTTCGGTCTTGGAACATTCGATAAACTTGATGGAGAGATGACTATATTAAATGGCTCTGTTTATCAATTCAAATCTGATGGAATGATTTATAAACCAGAACTTTCTTTAACTACTCCATTTGCCTGCATAGTAAACTTTATTCCAGATTATTTCTATAAGAAAAATAATTTAGATAAAAAAAGTTTTATCGAGTATATTGATGGTGTTATTATCAATAAAAATTATTTTTATGCAATTAAATTATCAGGTAGATTTTCTTTTATAATAACCAGAACAATTCAAGTACAAGAAGAACCATATAAAATTCTTAATGAAGTTTTAAAAGAACAACTTACTTTTGAAAAAAATAATATTACAGGAACTTTAGTTGGTTTCTACTTTCCTGAATACGCAGATAAAATTAATATCACAGGCTATCACTTTCACTTCATAAGCGACGATTTTAATTTTGGTGGCCATATGCTTGATTTCGAATTAGAAGATGGTGAAATTGAAATTCAGAAAATAAATCAACTAAATCTGCTATTAAGATAA
- a CDS encoding glycosyltransferase family 2 protein gives MKKISVVLPFIDEVITLKIITQLKRSELIEDIFLLCDEKQNNFFPDVKFMCEGNINNTKTLKKLSEQIKSEYILVQINKSSIQLCEEAIGKFYNSAFSTNSRIIYSDFYEKVDNKIIEHPLIDYQIGSIRDDFDFGHLVMINTNSFKKALEQSNENYNYAGFYDIRLRITIEDNLSTEDYYKSVYHIKEYLYTAEKIYLDKDYEKHFAYVDPKNRLSQIEMEKVATEHLKEIGAFIKPPFKEIDLNKNNFEYEASVIIPVKNRAKTIVDAVNSALNQKTNFKYNVIVVDNYSTDGTTDILKKLSTQYNKLIHIIPDQKNLLIGGCWELAIHHPLCGKFSVQLDSDDLYKDENTLQKIISKFYEDRSAMVIGSYILTDFNLKEIPPGIIDHKEWTDENGPNNALRINGLGAPRAFYTPLLRTIKIPNVSYGEDYYLGITISREYKVSRIYEPIYICRRWEGNTDSSLSIEKINKNNFYKDSLRTKEILIRIQKNMNQ, from the coding sequence ATGAAAAAAATATCTGTTGTACTTCCATTTATTGATGAAGTAATAACATTAAAGATAATTACACAATTAAAAAGATCTGAATTAATTGAAGATATTTTTCTGCTTTGTGATGAAAAACAAAACAATTTCTTCCCTGATGTAAAATTTATGTGTGAAGGAAATATCAATAATACCAAGACATTGAAAAAATTAAGTGAGCAAATTAAGAGTGAATATATACTTGTTCAGATAAACAAATCATCGATACAACTGTGTGAAGAAGCAATTGGAAAATTTTATAATTCTGCCTTCTCAACAAATTCCAGAATTATTTATTCTGATTTTTATGAAAAAGTTGATAATAAAATAATTGAACATCCATTAATTGATTATCAGATTGGAAGTATTCGTGATGATTTTGATTTTGGTCATTTAGTTATGATAAATACTAACTCGTTTAAAAAAGCACTTGAGCAGTCAAACGAAAATTATAATTACGCTGGCTTTTATGATATTAGACTTAGAATTACAATAGAAGATAATTTATCAACAGAAGATTATTATAAAAGTGTTTATCACATAAAAGAATATTTGTATACTGCAGAAAAAATATACTTAGACAAAGATTATGAAAAACATTTTGCGTATGTTGATCCCAAGAATCGTTTAAGTCAAATTGAAATGGAAAAGGTAGCAACTGAACACTTGAAAGAAATAGGTGCATTTATTAAACCCCCTTTCAAGGAAATCGATTTAAACAAAAACAATTTCGAATATGAAGCATCAGTAATAATTCCTGTTAAAAATAGAGCTAAAACAATTGTTGATGCAGTAAATTCTGCTTTAAATCAAAAAACAAATTTTAAGTATAATGTAATTGTGGTTGATAATTATTCAACAGATGGAACAACTGATATATTAAAAAAACTTTCGACTCAGTACAATAAATTAATTCATATAATCCCCGATCAAAAAAATTTATTAATTGGAGGTTGCTGGGAATTAGCTATTCATCATCCTCTTTGTGGAAAATTTTCCGTCCAGCTTGATAGTGATGATTTATATAAAGACGAAAATACTCTTCAAAAAATTATTTCAAAATTTTATGAAGATCGTTCAGCAATGGTAATTGGTTCTTACATATTGACAGATTTTAATCTAAAAGAAATTCCGCCTGGAATAATTGACCATAAAGAATGGACAGATGAAAATGGTCCAAACAATGCTTTAAGGATTAATGGACTGGGAGCACCAAGAGCATTTTATACTCCCTTACTAAGAACAATAAAAATTCCAAATGTTAGTTATGGAGAAGACTATTATTTAGGTATTACAATTTCTCGTGAATATAAAGTCTCAAGAATTTATGAGCCAATTTATATTTGTAGAAGATGGGAAGGAAATACCGATTCATCTTTAAGCATTGAAAAAATTAACAAAAATAATTTTTATAAAGATTCATTAAGAACAAAAGAAATCTTAATCAGAATACAAAAAAATATGAACCAATGA
- a CDS encoding DUF2911 domain-containing protein: protein MNRYLLSIIIFTSSIFAQIELPRLSPKASVSQTIGYTVISIEYSRPGVKGRKIWGDLVPYNKVWRTGANESTRITFTTDVIIEGNKIPAGIYSLYTIPNENEWTVIINKALTWGINYYPEQDVLRFNVKPESAPFTERLLFTIPELTDSSCNVVMNWENLQISFKVEVELTKQVYEKIKNAIANAKNDDWQIYVVASNYAAEHNVFLDEAFQWIDKALSMSKNFNCYLTKAKLYFKKNNYVDALKMIDLCREAGRNDEDYQHHLIEIDLLEKQIKENMK, encoded by the coding sequence ATGAATAGATATTTATTAAGTATAATAATTTTTACATCGAGTATATTTGCTCAAATAGAACTACCACGTTTAAGCCCAAAAGCATCTGTATCACAAACCATTGGCTATACTGTTATATCAATTGAATATTCCAGACCAGGAGTAAAAGGAAGAAAAATTTGGGGGGACTTAGTTCCATACAATAAAGTCTGGCGAACAGGTGCTAATGAATCAACTCGTATAACATTTACCACAGATGTTATTATTGAAGGCAACAAAATACCAGCAGGAATTTATTCTTTATACACTATTCCAAACGAAAATGAATGGACAGTTATAATTAATAAAGCATTAACTTGGGGAATCAATTATTATCCAGAACAAGATGTACTGAGATTTAATGTAAAACCAGAATCAGCTCCCTTCACAGAAAGACTTTTATTTACAATTCCAGAATTAACCGATTCATCGTGTAATGTAGTTATGAATTGGGAAAATTTGCAAATATCATTTAAAGTCGAAGTAGAATTAACAAAGCAGGTTTATGAAAAAATTAAAAATGCAATTGCAAATGCAAAAAATGATGACTGGCAGATTTATGTTGTTGCTTCAAATTATGCAGCTGAACACAATGTGTTTTTAGATGAAGCTTTTCAGTGGATTGATAAAGCTCTTTCAATGTCAAAAAATTTTAACTGCTATCTCACAAAGGCTAAATTATATTTCAAAAAGAATAATTACGTTGATGCACTTAAAATGATTGATTTATGCAGAGAAGCAGGAAGAAATGATGAAGACTATCAACATCACTTAATAGAAATTGATTTATTAGAAAAACAAATTAAAGAAAATATGAAATAA
- a CDS encoding 4-hydroxy-3-methylbut-2-enyl diphosphate reductase: MKKFDIPDFYKSSIISLIKEKRRDEDKKNQNFTPTKLDFGPVEFLIARHFGFCYGVENAIEIAYKAIEQNPGKRIFLLSEMIHNPHVNNDLQKRGIQFIMDNHGNQYIQWDELKSDDIIIIPAFGTTVEIENLLREKGFDIIQYNTTCPFVEKVWNRAEVLGKQNYTIIIHGKAYHEETKATFSHTIRNSQSVIIRNINEAKFLSEIILNVRPKEEFYSYFAGKYSANFDVERDLKRIGVVNQTTMLASETQEIADLLRDTMIKKYGEENLKEHFADTRDTLCYATNNNQSATIALKNEDADFAIVIGGYNSSNTSHLAELLSQKFITYLISDASKIYSDKVIFHFDLNSHKEIKTENYIPQKEKVRIAITSGASSPDSIVDDVIRKLLSFFENTIDINTVLNNAFGKL, from the coding sequence ATGAAAAAATTTGATATTCCTGATTTTTATAAAAGCTCAATTATTTCGTTGATTAAAGAAAAAAGAAGGGACGAGGATAAAAAAAATCAGAACTTTACACCTACAAAACTGGATTTTGGACCTGTCGAATTTTTAATTGCACGCCACTTTGGATTTTGTTATGGAGTTGAAAATGCAATAGAAATTGCATACAAAGCAATCGAACAGAATCCTGGTAAAAGAATATTTTTATTGAGTGAAATGATTCATAATCCACATGTTAACAATGACTTGCAAAAACGTGGCATTCAGTTTATTATGGATAATCATGGTAATCAATATATTCAATGGGATGAATTAAAATCTGATGATATTATAATTATACCTGCTTTCGGTACAACAGTTGAAATCGAAAATTTACTTAGAGAGAAAGGATTTGATATAATTCAATACAACACTACTTGCCCATTTGTAGAAAAGGTCTGGAATCGTGCTGAAGTACTTGGAAAACAAAATTATACAATTATAATTCACGGCAAAGCTTATCACGAAGAAACTAAAGCAACATTTTCTCATACAATACGAAATTCTCAGTCTGTAATTATTCGAAATATAAACGAAGCAAAATTTCTATCTGAAATAATTCTTAACGTAAGACCAAAAGAAGAATTTTACTCTTACTTTGCAGGTAAGTATTCAGCCAACTTTGATGTAGAAAGAGATTTGAAAAGAATTGGCGTTGTAAACCAGACTACAATGCTTGCAAGTGAAACTCAAGAAATTGCAGATTTACTAAGAGATACAATGATTAAAAAATATGGCGAAGAAAATCTGAAAGAACATTTTGCTGACACTCGTGATACTCTTTGTTATGCTACAAATAATAATCAATCAGCAACAATAGCTCTAAAAAATGAAGATGCCGATTTTGCAATTGTCATTGGTGGTTACAATAGTTCAAACACATCTCATCTTGCAGAATTATTAAGTCAGAAATTCATTACATACTTAATATCAGATGCATCAAAAATTTATTCAGATAAAGTAATATTTCATTTTGATTTAAACAGTCACAAAGAAATCAAGACTGAAAATTATATACCACAGAAGGAAAAAGTAAGAATTGCAATTACCAGTGGAGCATCTTCACCTGATTCTATTGTTGATGATGTAATTAGAAAATTACTTTCTTTCTTCGAAAACACAATTGATATTAACACGGTTCTGAATAATGCTTTTGGTAAATTATAA
- a CDS encoding cation diffusion facilitator family transporter, protein MAINHLHNNHEIFSSTKGRLIFTIFLNFIITLAEIIGGLISGSLSLISDALHNFSDSISIVISYIALKLKLKSNSIKHTFGLKRAEILAAVINSAVLIVICIYVFYEAILRLKNPEAINAGIMSIVASIGLLANLFAAILLKKDSEKSINIRSAYLHIVGDTVSSIAVLLGGLSIYFWKIYWIDPVLTIIIGFYIIRESYIILQEAIHILMEGAPLDISIEQIQYEVEKFSEVENIHHIHLWMVGENDVHFEAHVNVNDMKISQCDYLRKEIEQVLQTKFGIHHITLQFECNQCKTSGLIEQHP, encoded by the coding sequence TTGGCTATTAATCATTTACATAATAATCATGAAATTTTTTCTTCCACAAAAGGAAGACTGATTTTTACAATATTTCTGAATTTCATAATTACATTAGCAGAAATTATTGGCGGATTAATATCAGGAAGTTTATCTCTTATATCCGATGCACTTCATAATTTCTCTGATAGCATATCAATTGTAATAAGCTACATTGCTCTTAAACTAAAATTAAAAAGTAATTCAATAAAACATACCTTTGGACTTAAGCGTGCAGAAATTTTAGCAGCTGTTATTAACTCAGCTGTTTTAATTGTTATATGTATATACGTTTTTTATGAAGCAATACTAAGATTAAAAAATCCTGAAGCTATAAATGCAGGGATAATGAGTATTGTTGCTTCAATTGGTTTATTAGCAAATCTTTTTGCAGCAATTCTTTTAAAAAAAGACTCGGAAAAAAGTATAAATATTCGATCGGCATATTTACACATTGTTGGAGATACGGTCTCATCTATAGCAGTTTTATTGGGTGGTTTATCAATTTATTTCTGGAAAATTTACTGGATCGATCCAGTTTTAACAATAATAATTGGGTTTTACATAATTAGAGAAAGTTATATCATACTACAAGAAGCAATACATATATTAATGGAAGGTGCACCATTAGATATTTCAATTGAACAAATACAATATGAAGTTGAAAAATTTAGTGAAGTAGAAAACATTCATCACATTCATTTATGGATGGTTGGTGAAAATGATGTTCACTTTGAAGCTCATGTTAATGTTAACGATATGAAAATAAGTCAATGTGATTATTTAAGAAAAGAAATTGAACAGGTTCTTCAAACAAAATTTGGAATACATCATATTACACTTCAATTTGAATGTAATCAGTGCAAGACATCTGGCTTAATCGAACAACATCCATAA
- the dgt gene encoding dGTP triphosphohydrolase produces the protein MKNKFYIDFDIERIKPSKRSQDYRTPFQIDRDRIIHSSEFRRLQGKTQVFLPGEYDFYRTRLTHSIEVAQIGRSICNYLLFSQSDIFNEEYFIDPDLVESICLAHDLGHPPFGHAGERILNKLMMNYGGFEGNAQTIRLVTEIFYRDENNYRGMNPTRAFLDGVMKYKTTFSSLKNPENHFIYDEQKKYLNFIFGNKKIPVELSKPDKLNSFQSIECQIMDWADDTAYAINDIVDSISGGFITIEKLSKWQKINSLNDNQNRIVENIIEWIKEGNFKRKFGSEIGEFVRSCKLIERKTFDSLTNRYKYVLIIPDDILEKAKLYKQISIDLVFYSSSLHQIEFKGNNMIQKIFQLFEENYINNLKSAKLLPDFNDKLIRNEKNKKLRARLVCDYIAGATDSYAMRIYRRLFDPDYSTLADLA, from the coding sequence ATGAAAAACAAATTTTATATTGATTTTGATATAGAACGCATAAAACCAAGTAAACGTTCACAAGATTACAGAACACCTTTTCAAATCGATAGAGATCGAATAATTCATTCATCTGAGTTTAGAAGGTTACAGGGAAAAACGCAGGTATTTTTGCCAGGTGAATACGATTTTTATAGAACTCGTCTTACACATTCAATTGAAGTAGCACAAATTGGCAGATCAATTTGTAATTATTTGCTTTTCTCGCAGAGTGATATTTTTAATGAAGAATATTTTATTGATCCAGATCTTGTAGAATCGATTTGTCTTGCTCACGATCTCGGGCATCCACCATTTGGTCATGCAGGAGAAAGAATTTTAAATAAATTAATGATGAATTATGGTGGCTTTGAAGGAAATGCTCAAACAATTAGACTTGTAACAGAAATTTTTTATAGAGATGAAAATAACTATCGTGGAATGAATCCAACAAGAGCATTTCTTGATGGAGTTATGAAATATAAAACTACATTCTCTTCATTAAAAAATCCTGAAAATCATTTTATTTATGATGAACAAAAGAAGTATCTGAATTTTATTTTTGGTAATAAAAAAATTCCAGTAGAATTATCAAAGCCAGATAAATTAAATAGTTTTCAAAGTATTGAGTGCCAGATTATGGATTGGGCAGACGATACTGCTTATGCTATAAATGATATTGTTGATAGTATTTCAGGTGGATTTATTACAATCGAAAAACTATCGAAATGGCAAAAGATTAATAGTTTGAATGATAATCAGAATCGCATTGTTGAAAATATAATTGAATGGATTAAGGAAGGAAACTTTAAAAGAAAATTTGGTTCAGAAATAGGAGAATTTGTGCGTTCGTGTAAGTTAATAGAAAGAAAAACTTTTGATTCATTAACAAATCGTTACAAATATGTTTTGATAATACCAGATGACATTTTAGAGAAAGCAAAACTTTATAAGCAAATTTCTATCGATCTGGTCTTTTATTCTTCTTCTCTTCATCAGATTGAGTTCAAAGGGAATAATATGATACAAAAGATATTTCAATTGTTCGAAGAAAATTACATTAACAATTTGAAATCAGCTAAATTGTTACCAGATTTCAATGATAAATTAATTCGGAATGAAAAAAATAAAAAACTCAGAGCACGTCTTGTGTGTGATTATATTGCAGGAGCAACTGATTCTTATGCAATGCGAATTTACAGGAGATTATTTGATCCAGATTATAGTACACTTGCAGATTTAGCATAG
- a CDS encoding SufE family protein, translated as MTIQDKKNKLIKDFEQYTEWEDKYKYLIELGRKMKPISEEYKTDKYKIEGCQSQVWIKANLEDGKIFFEADSDAAIVKGLIAILLEVYSGHTPDEILSNPPDFLSKIGIDKHLSPTRKNGLAAMMKQIQMYALAYKTLEAKKVN; from the coding sequence ATGACCATACAGGACAAAAAAAATAAATTAATAAAGGACTTTGAACAGTATACTGAATGGGAAGATAAGTATAAATATCTAATTGAGCTCGGTAGAAAAATGAAACCAATCAGTGAAGAATATAAAACAGACAAATATAAAATTGAAGGTTGTCAATCTCAGGTATGGATAAAAGCAAATTTAGAAGATGGTAAAATATTTTTCGAAGCAGATAGCGATGCAGCAATTGTAAAAGGATTAATTGCAATTTTGTTAGAAGTATATTCAGGTCATACACCAGATGAAATATTATCTAACCCGCCTGATTTTCTTTCTAAGATAGGAATAGATAAACATCTTTCTCCTACAAGGAAAAATGGACTTGCAGCAATGATGAAACAAATTCAAATGTATGCTCTTGCTTATAAGACTTTGGAAGCAAAAAAGGTTAATTGA
- the purU gene encoding formyltetrahydrofolate deformylase, which yields MNNTDKKNTATLILSCKDQKGLVAKIAQFIFQRGGNIVDLDEHVDSDEKMFFIRVEWDLSELSISCQQFEDEFKNLADEIDAKWEIKYSYNKHKLAIFVSKYDHCLQEILWRYKNGELDAEIKLIISNHTTLEEIAKRYEIPFYYFPITKENKHEQELKELELLESYKIDTIVLARYMQILSPLFIEKYPNNIINIHHSFLPAFVGANPYKKAYERGVKLIGATSHYVTEELDEGPIIEQDVIRITHKDSLNDLIRKGKDLERLVLARAVNLHINNRVLKYGKKTIIFQ from the coding sequence ATGAATAATACTGACAAAAAGAATACGGCCACTTTAATTTTATCCTGTAAAGATCAAAAAGGATTGGTTGCAAAGATTGCTCAATTTATTTTTCAAAGAGGTGGAAATATTGTAGATCTTGATGAACATGTTGACTCTGATGAGAAAATGTTTTTTATAAGAGTGGAGTGGGATTTAAGTGAGTTAAGTATTTCATGTCAGCAATTTGAAGATGAATTTAAAAATCTTGCTGACGAAATTGATGCAAAGTGGGAAATAAAGTACAGCTATAACAAACACAAATTAGCAATTTTTGTCTCGAAGTATGATCACTGTTTGCAGGAAATTTTATGGCGTTATAAAAATGGGGAGCTTGATGCAGAAATCAAATTGATAATTTCTAATCACACAACTCTTGAAGAAATTGCAAAGAGATATGAAATTCCATTTTATTATTTCCCGATTACTAAAGAAAACAAACATGAGCAGGAGTTAAAAGAATTAGAGTTATTAGAATCATACAAAATTGATACAATAGTTCTTGCAAGATATATGCAAATTCTTTCTCCATTATTTATCGAGAAGTATCCAAATAATATCATTAACATTCATCATTCATTTCTTCCTGCTTTTGTTGGTGCAAATCCTTACAAGAAAGCTTATGAAAGAGGTGTTAAATTAATTGGTGCAACAAGTCATTATGTTACAGAAGAACTTGACGAAGGACCAATAATTGAGCAGGATGTAATCAGAATTACTCACAAAGATTCATTAAATGATTTGATTAGGAAGGGAAAAGATCTGGAAAGATTAGTACTTGCTCGTGCTGTAAATTTGCATATAAATAATCGTGTTTTGAAGTATGGTAAGAAAACAATAATCTTTCAGTGA
- a CDS encoding DUF4922 domain-containing protein yields the protein MIIDEKIPKNNQKEFWLKKISDLIEMQKEKWELLKNNYENLSSIKTREFEFENKITKRIIVQFNPHRIKSTTADLNENVIQNRKCFLCTNNLPEEQDGLIYNKNFLILVNPYPILKEHLTISKIKHTPQTIISHFHDLLDLTEDLSENFTIVYNGPKCGASAPDHMHFQAITKNVLPVEKYYEALKEEVFIRSNQLDIYIFENAIVKFISFESKNKIDILYAFKVFLNAIKKLFSEEEPMINLISSFYDEKFRLIIFPRLTHRPKQYYFDDNRKLLVSPAAIDLGGIIITVREEDFNKITRNDIIDIYNQVTFTKEYFEYIKKKLNDAFQKNN from the coding sequence ATGATTATTGATGAAAAAATACCAAAGAATAACCAGAAAGAATTCTGGTTAAAAAAAATATCAGATTTAATTGAGATGCAAAAGGAAAAATGGGAACTTCTAAAAAATAATTATGAAAACTTATCCAGCATAAAGACACGAGAATTTGAATTCGAAAACAAAATTACAAAAAGAATAATTGTACAGTTCAATCCACATAGAATTAAATCTACTACAGCTGACCTGAACGAGAATGTTATTCAAAATCGAAAATGTTTTTTATGTACAAATAATTTACCTGAAGAACAGGATGGTTTAATTTATAATAAGAACTTTTTAATACTTGTTAATCCATATCCAATTTTGAAAGAACATTTAACAATATCTAAGATAAAACACACACCACAAACAATTATCAGTCACTTTCATGATTTACTGGATTTAACAGAAGACCTTAGTGAAAATTTTACAATTGTTTATAATGGACCTAAGTGCGGTGCTTCTGCTCCAGATCATATGCATTTTCAGGCAATTACAAAAAATGTTCTCCCTGTTGAAAAATATTACGAAGCTTTAAAAGAAGAAGTATTCATAAGAAGTAATCAGCTGGATATATACATCTTTGAAAATGCTATTGTAAAATTTATCTCGTTCGAATCAAAAAATAAGATTGATATACTCTATGCGTTCAAAGTATTTTTAAATGCAATAAAAAAATTATTTTCTGAAGAAGAACCAATGATTAATCTAATTTCTTCTTTTTATGATGAGAAATTTAGATTGATTATTTTTCCACGACTTACTCACAGACCAAAACAATATTATTTTGATGATAATAGAAAATTACTCGTTAGTCCAGCAGCAATAGATTTAGGTGGAATTATAATTACAGTAAGAGAAGAAGACTTTAATAAAATAACCAGGAATGATATAATAGATATCTATAATCAAGTGACTTTTACTAAGGAATATTTTGAATACATCAAGAAGAAATTAAACGATGCTTTTCAAAAAAATAATTAA